The Salvia miltiorrhiza cultivar Shanhuang (shh) chromosome 1, IMPLAD_Smil_shh, whole genome shotgun sequence genome has a window encoding:
- the LOC131006948 gene encoding chaperonin-like RbcX protein 2, chloroplastic isoform X2 encodes MGESWACLCVDSIMPSTIKGNNCVSYFYRNVGKRRQLQQQQQRMVHLSNSFLDPWPAKMVSICTSSTKRHKLQRLIVVDELGGQYEDTFNDVKMELVEFFTFKAVRTVLEQLYEMNPPQYKWFNNFVADNVPSKGNRFLQTLVKERRELAERVMITRLTLYGRWIKAPG; translated from the exons ATGGGTGAATCATGGGCATGTTTATGCGTGGACAGCATCATGCCTTCAACCATAAAGGGAAACAACTGTGTCTCTTATTTCTACAGAAACGTAGGGAAAAGAAGGCAAttgcagcagcaacagcagagGATGGTGCATTTGAGCAATTCTTTCTTGGATCCATGGCCTGCAAAAATGGTGTCAATCTGCACTAGTTCAACAAAGAGACACAAGCTTCAACGCCTCATCGTTGTGGATGAACTAGGGGGGCAATACGAGGACACCTTCAACGATGTCAAAATG GAACTTGTTGAGTTCTTCACGTTTAAGGCTGTGAGGACAGTTCTTGAACAGCTGTATGAAATGAATCCACCACAGTATAAATGGTTCAACAA CTTTGTGGCGGACAATGTACCAAGCAAGGGGAACCGCTTTCTTCAGACTCTGGTTAAG GAGAGGAGAGAACTTGCTGAAAGAGTGATGATCACACGCCTCACACTCTACGGCAGATGGATCAAG GCACCCGGATAA
- the LOC131006948 gene encoding chaperonin-like RbcX protein 2, chloroplastic isoform X1 has product MGESWACLCVDSIMPSTIKGNNCVSYFYRNVGKRRQLQQQQQRMVHLSNSFLDPWPAKMVSICTSSTKRHKLQRLIVVDELGGQYEDTFNDVKMELVEFFTFKAVRTVLEQLYEMNPPQYKWFNNFVADNVPSKGNRFLQTLVKERRELAERVMITRLTLYGRWIKKCDLGEIYKEISDENLKLMRERLLETIQWPSDDNSKSDQDTD; this is encoded by the exons ATGGGTGAATCATGGGCATGTTTATGCGTGGACAGCATCATGCCTTCAACCATAAAGGGAAACAACTGTGTCTCTTATTTCTACAGAAACGTAGGGAAAAGAAGGCAAttgcagcagcaacagcagagGATGGTGCATTTGAGCAATTCTTTCTTGGATCCATGGCCTGCAAAAATGGTGTCAATCTGCACTAGTTCAACAAAGAGACACAAGCTTCAACGCCTCATCGTTGTGGATGAACTAGGGGGGCAATACGAGGACACCTTCAACGATGTCAAAATG GAACTTGTTGAGTTCTTCACGTTTAAGGCTGTGAGGACAGTTCTTGAACAGCTGTATGAAATGAATCCACCACAGTATAAATGGTTCAACAA CTTTGTGGCGGACAATGTACCAAGCAAGGGGAACCGCTTTCTTCAGACTCTGGTTAAG GAGAGGAGAGAACTTGCTGAAAGAGTGATGATCACACGCCTCACACTCTACGGCAGATGGATCAAG AAATGTGATCTTGGTGAAATATACAAGGAAATATCAGATGAGAATTTGAAGCTCATGAGAGAGAGGCTCCTGGAAACCATCCAATGGCCGTCTGATGATAATTCCAAATCTGATCAGGATACTGATTAA